From Pyxicephalus adspersus chromosome 7, UCB_Pads_2.0, whole genome shotgun sequence, a single genomic window includes:
- the LOC140336091 gene encoding putative olfactory receptor 2B3 — MFKFTAKNTRLNHPNKSIAARPGSLGETECILLAIMAYDRFVAICYPLHYTTIMRKIVCIRIAACTWLCGFLLSISHVALTLSVDLCGNNKINHFICEVPEILSLSCENIVLVEFIIFVVGVIILIIPVTFIVVSYIKIILSILKIASSAGRRKAFSTCGSHMIVVTIFYGSAMAVYMKPRSSSIQGTDKWMAVFYGLVPSMLNPMIYSLRNHEIKVAFLKVRSRYSIC; from the exons ATGTTTAAATTTACTGCCAAAAACACACGGCTAAACCATCCAAATAAGAGCATTGCAGCTCGTCCAG gctcCTTAGGAGAAACTGAGTGTATTCTGTTAGCTATAATGGCCTATGATCGTTTTGTAGCTATATGTTACCCATTACATTACACCACCATCATGCGGAAAATTGTCTGTATCAGAATAGCTGCATGTACATGGTTGTGTGGATTTCTTCTTTCTATTTCTCATGTGGCTCTTACACTCAGTGTTGATCTTTGtgggaacaataaaataaatcattttatatgtgAAGTACCAGAAATCTTATCACTGTCATGTGAAAATATTGTCTTAgtggaatttattatttttgtggttGGTGTGATTATTCTTATTATTCCCGTCACATTTATTGTGGtgtcatatattaaaataatcctGAGTATCCTAAAAATTGCATCATCAGCTGGACGGAGGAAAGCCTTTTCTACATGTGGATCTCATATGATAGTTGtgacaatattttatggttcagcTATGGCTGTCTACATGAAACCAAGGTCAAGCTCTATACAAGGAACAGACAAATGGATGGCTGTGTTTTATGGACTTGTGCCTTCAATGTTAAACCCTATGATTTATAGTCTTAGAAATCATGAAATTAAGGTGGCATTTCTGAAAGTTAGAAGTAGATATTCAATCTGCTGA
- the LOC140336092 gene encoding olfactory receptor 5AR1-like, which produces MPLRNDSVVVEFILLGLSSNPKTQVILFLIFLLGYMIILIGNTLFIILIVTDTNLHSPMYFFLSNLSFLDLCYSTSTVPRTLRDLLSSKKIISYAECATQMYISLSLGETECILLAIMAFDRFVAICYPLHYTTIMSKVVCIRIAAGTWLCGFLLSISHVALTLSVDLCGNNKINHFICEVPEILSLSCENIVLVEFIIFVVGVIILWTPVTFIVVSYIKIILNILKIASSAGRRKAFSTCGSHMIVVTIFYGSAMAAYMKPRSSSIPGTDKIIAIFYFIVTPMLNPIIYTLRNNDVKAAFLKFKTRNN; this is translated from the coding sequence ATGCCTTTAAGAAATGACTCAGTGGTTGTCGAATTTATTCTTCTTGGACTTTCTAGTAATCCAAAAACCCAAgttattctttttctaatatttctacTTGGATATATGATCATATTGATAGGAAACACTCTCTTCATTATTCTAATTGTAACAGACACCAATCTTCATTCacctatgtatttctttctttcaaaccTTTCTTTCCTGGATCTCTGTTATTCAACTTCAACTGTACCAAGAACATTAAGAGATTTGTTGTCATCAAAGAAGATCATTTCTTATGCAGAATGTGCAACACAGATGTACATTTCTCTCTCTTTAGGAGAAACTGAGTGTATTCTGTTAGCCATAATGGCCTTTGATCGTTTTGTAGCTATATGTTACCCATTACATTACACCACCATCATGAGTAAAGTGGTTTGTATCAGAATAGCTGCAGGTACATGGTTGTGTGGATTTCTTCTTTCTATTTCTCATGTGGCTCTTACACTCAGTGTTGATCTTTGtgggaacaataaaataaatcattttatatgtgAAGTACCAGAAATCCTATCATTGTCATGTGAAAATATTGTCTTAGTGGAATTCATTATTTTTGTGGTTGGTGTGATTATTCTTTGGACTCCCGTCACATTTATTGTagtttcatatataaaaataatcttgAATATTCTTAAAATTGCTTCATCAGCTGGACGGAGGAAAGCCTTTTCTACATGTGGATCGCATATGATAGTTGtgacaatattttatggttcagcTATGGCTGCCTACATGAAACCAAGGTCAAGCTCAATACCAGGAACAGACAAAatcattgctattttttattttattgtaactcCAATGTTAAACCCTATTATTTATACTCTTAGAAATAATGATGTTAAGGCAGCATTTCTGAAATTTAAAACTAGAAATAATTAG